A section of the Candidatus Bathyarchaeota archaeon genome encodes:
- a CDS encoding Coenzyme F420 hydrogenase/dehydrogenase, beta subunit C-terminal domain translates to MKAFEELKANVIDTGNCTGCSGCVAICPINCLELKDDQPVLVEKEAAEGEIPQKCVDCKLCLLACPKTSFLLKETEEKFRVDTPIGQYKRICLAKATDPAIRNVCQDGGVVTALLTYALQHRVIHGAIVSKVADTWKPVPAIVGNYQELLEAAGTRYTLSPSFNALRPYDLIVDDLTKKTKISEDWIKLAFVGTPCQILTLRKMQSIPPNQTSQLIPASLVSLTIGLFCMENFDFKCLIESKIRNQLNIDPQTVKKFNIKKGNLSIYLKDGSKVEIPLKEIRDCARKNCHICTDFTAYFADISVGGVEAPDGWSTVIIRTDVGEKIYNAAVEAGYITEKALEKESIDRIATLSQRKRERALKHLSSSAKADDSSG, encoded by the coding sequence GTGAAAGCCTTTGAAGAATTAAAGGCAAACGTGATTGATACGGGAAATTGCACTGGCTGTAGTGGATGCGTCGCCATTTGCCCGATTAATTGCCTAGAATTAAAGGACGACCAACCCGTATTAGTTGAGAAAGAAGCTGCAGAGGGCGAAATTCCCCAGAAATGCGTAGACTGTAAACTCTGCCTCTTGGCATGTCCTAAGACAAGTTTCCTATTAAAGGAAACCGAGGAAAAATTCCGTGTAGATACGCCGATCGGCCAGTATAAGCGTATATGTCTCGCCAAAGCTACGGATCCGGCTATAAGAAACGTCTGCCAAGATGGAGGAGTGGTAACGGCGCTTTTAACATATGCGCTGCAACATAGGGTGATCCACGGTGCCATTGTATCAAAAGTAGCGGATACTTGGAAGCCTGTCCCAGCCATAGTAGGAAATTATCAAGAGCTCCTAGAGGCAGCTGGAACCCGATACACTCTCTCCCCTAGCTTTAATGCTCTCAGACCTTATGACTTAATCGTTGACGATTTAACCAAGAAAACCAAGATCTCTGAAGATTGGATAAAGCTTGCATTTGTGGGTACACCCTGTCAAATCCTCACCCTTCGAAAAATGCAGAGTATCCCTCCAAATCAAACGAGCCAACTGATTCCAGCAAGCCTGGTTTCGCTAACAATTGGTCTTTTTTGCATGGAAAACTTTGATTTCAAATGCCTAATTGAGAGTAAAATTAGGAATCAACTCAACATCGATCCCCAAACCGTGAAGAAATTCAACATTAAGAAGGGAAATCTGTCGATTTATCTCAAGGATGGAAGCAAAGTTGAGATTCCCCTAAAGGAAATTAGAGATTGTGCACGAAAAAACTGCCATATATGCACGGACTTTACAGCTTACTTTGCTGACATTTCAGTTGGAGGAGTTGAAGCACCCGACGGATGGTCAACGGTTATTATTAGAACGGATGTTGGGGAGAAAATTTACAATGCCGCGGTAGAGGCGGGATACATTACAGAAAAAGCCCTGGAGAAAGAAAGTATTGACAGGATCGCTACCCTTTCCCAGCGAAAAAGGGAAAGAGCGTTGAAACATTTATCTTCGTCGGCGAAAGCTGATGATAGTTCAGGATAA